One genomic segment of Natrialbaceae archaeon AArc-T1-2 includes these proteins:
- a CDS encoding Hsp20/alpha crystallin family protein: MKIEHLARDDGQMARQYDYGDETIVAVDFGAVEADAAVDVVDDTVIVVFEDDQRELELPADVGDAQAFMKNGVLTIEVEGDA; this comes from the coding sequence ATGAAGATCGAGCACCTCGCCCGCGACGACGGGCAGATGGCACGACAGTACGACTACGGCGACGAGACGATCGTGGCCGTCGACTTCGGCGCGGTCGAGGCCGACGCGGCCGTCGACGTCGTCGACGACACCGTGATCGTCGTCTTCGAGGACGACCAGCGCGAGCTCGAGCTCCCGGCCGACGTCGGAGACGCGCAAGCGTTTATGAAAAACGGTGTCCTCACTATCGAGGTGGAGGGCGACGCATGA